In Chitinophaga nivalis, a single genomic region encodes these proteins:
- a CDS encoding tetratricopeptide repeat protein, translated as MSSSNKQHNEKVLKVFSAIRCLNKDQLPRYLEGRLTEVEKHLMEQHLTDCDLCFDALQALEQETNQEKYHDLTDKLQRYIHQSIQPVSHVQKVAQYTRKERTKENLLVYFWLITFVVLGISGIYVLRGHVRNQPVISRPLAVLPPPPADSPVLTTEQQPIVTPDHTPAITTAAPTTTTAVKNAATPAVPKPDSAALKAAAAKAWLHKKAVADSIAKKQAAIQKQQALQKQQDSLRKEAEKNKATPPEEKKPEPKPAPKEQAPPPADSPKKEKEKEPAAPVAANTDEYLYKAAMGYQQQGNLSEAIDRYRRIESAGSGKYVEMARYQLAICYRSKGQMGKARRMFREVIRMEGSLKAAAQQALDSM; from the coding sequence ATGTCAAGTAGCAATAAACAGCATAATGAGAAAGTACTAAAGGTTTTTTCCGCCATCCGTTGTCTGAATAAAGATCAGCTTCCCCGCTATCTGGAAGGCAGACTGACAGAGGTAGAAAAACATTTAATGGAACAGCACCTCACAGACTGTGATCTGTGTTTCGATGCCCTGCAGGCACTGGAACAGGAAACGAACCAGGAGAAATACCACGACCTGACCGATAAACTGCAACGCTATATCCATCAAAGTATACAACCGGTTTCCCATGTACAAAAGGTAGCCCAGTATACCCGCAAGGAAAGAACCAAGGAAAATCTGTTGGTATACTTCTGGCTCATCACCTTTGTGGTATTGGGTATCAGCGGTATTTATGTATTACGCGGCCATGTACGCAATCAGCCTGTCATCAGCAGACCACTGGCTGTACTACCGCCACCGCCGGCAGACAGTCCGGTACTTACCACCGAACAACAGCCTATCGTTACACCGGATCATACACCTGCTATTACGACTGCAGCACCCACCACTACTACTGCCGTAAAAAACGCGGCTACCCCTGCTGTACCAAAGCCGGATTCTGCGGCCCTGAAAGCCGCAGCAGCCAAAGCATGGTTGCATAAGAAAGCCGTAGCCGACAGCATCGCGAAGAAGCAGGCGGCCATCCAGAAACAGCAGGCATTACAAAAACAACAGGACTCACTCAGAAAAGAAGCAGAAAAAAATAAAGCCACTCCACCCGAAGAAAAAAAGCCAGAGCCCAAACCTGCTCCTAAAGAACAGGCACCTCCCCCTGCCGATTCTCCTAAAAAAGAAAAGGAAAAAGAACCAGCAGCACCGGTAGCCGCCAATACGGACGAATACCTGTACAAAGCAGCTATGGGATATCAGCAACAGGGCAATCTAAGCGAAGCCATTGACCGGTACAGACGCATCGAGTCTGCGGGTTCCGGTAAATATGTGGAAATGGCACGTTACCAACTGGCCATCTGTTATCGCAGTAAAGGCCAGATGGGGAAAGCCCGCCGCATGTTCCGGGAAGTAATACGCATGGAAGGCTCCCTGAAAGCTGCCGCACAACAGGCATTAGACAGCATGTAA
- a CDS encoding anti-sigma factor family protein, producing the protein MNEHFNDIFVTTGCPSQQQLLDYVQGKLTAEEQHEVEMHLADCELCSDALEGLASIRDKEKIPGWIHQMKWDLLKKLRKRTRTRRKTENNIYLTVIILSILFLLLALFWMYHFSSQH; encoded by the coding sequence ATGAACGAGCATTTCAACGATATTTTTGTAACTACGGGCTGTCCTTCTCAACAGCAGCTACTGGACTATGTACAGGGCAAGCTGACTGCAGAAGAACAACACGAGGTAGAAATGCACCTGGCAGACTGTGAGCTTTGCAGCGACGCGCTGGAAGGCCTGGCAAGCATCAGGGACAAAGAAAAGATACCCGGCTGGATTCATCAGATGAAATGGGACCTGCTGAAAAAACTCCGTAAACGGACCCGGACCCGGCGGAAAACAGAAAATAATATATACCTCACCGTTATTATCCTCTCCATCCTGTTTTTACTGCTGGCATTATTCTGGATGTACCATTTTTCCAGTCAGCATTAA
- the purE gene encoding 5-(carboxyamino)imidazole ribonucleotide mutase produces MKVLIIMGSESDKPVMEESQKHLQYFGIENEMIVASAHRNPDKVRELCISAQEKGFGVIIAAAGMAAALPGVVSAYTSLPVLGVPLDGGLPGGVDALYSIVQMPAGLPVGTLAVGKAGARNAAVLAARILALGNKDIAAKVEAFKQNGYRI; encoded by the coding sequence ATGAAAGTTTTGATTATCATGGGTTCGGAGAGTGACAAACCAGTAATGGAAGAATCTCAGAAACACCTGCAATATTTTGGAATCGAGAATGAAATGATTGTAGCTTCTGCTCACCGCAATCCTGATAAGGTTAGAGAACTGTGTATCTCTGCTCAGGAGAAAGGATTTGGTGTAATCATTGCCGCTGCGGGCATGGCAGCAGCTTTACCGGGTGTAGTATCTGCCTATACTTCCCTGCCTGTACTGGGTGTTCCATTGGATGGTGGTTTACCAGGTGGTGTGGATGCGCTGTATTCTATTGTACAGATGCCTGCTGGTCTGCCTGTAGGTACCCTGGCGGTAGGTAAAGCTGGCGCTCGTAATGCAGCCGTACTGGCAGCGCGTATCCTGGCTTTAGGCAACAAGGATATTGCTGCTAAGGTGGAAGCATTCAAACAGAACGGCTATAGAATTTAG
- a CDS encoding C40 family peptidase: protein MPYAIVIVPVAPLRATAAHKSEMISQLLWGEGVEVLETAAGGWVKVKNEYDGYIGWATAVHLETVDMSLLQEPATHYLSGWVNKVLVNGQPMMVPYGCLLKNGDRHTADWGTRHLEWEGQPEAIRQAAQADPAALKAAAFTFLNTAYLWGGRSVFGVDCSGFTQAVFKLMGIPLLRDAYQQATQGDTVDFLVEARLGDLAFFDNEEGRITHVGILLNDHEIIHAAGKVRVDAIDNQGIINVDTGLRTHSLRIIKRLLA, encoded by the coding sequence ATGCCATACGCTATTGTAATAGTGCCGGTTGCGCCATTGAGAGCAACGGCCGCGCATAAAAGTGAGATGATTTCCCAGTTGTTGTGGGGAGAAGGAGTGGAGGTACTGGAAACTGCTGCCGGAGGTTGGGTGAAAGTAAAAAATGAGTACGACGGGTATATTGGCTGGGCTACAGCGGTACACCTGGAAACGGTGGATATGTCTTTATTGCAGGAACCTGCCACACACTATTTGTCAGGTTGGGTAAACAAGGTACTGGTCAATGGCCAGCCGATGATGGTGCCTTATGGTTGTTTGCTGAAAAACGGCGACAGGCACACCGCAGATTGGGGAACCAGGCACCTGGAATGGGAAGGGCAGCCGGAGGCTATCCGGCAGGCAGCGCAGGCAGATCCTGCTGCGCTGAAAGCTGCAGCATTTACTTTTCTGAATACGGCCTATCTCTGGGGCGGCCGGTCTGTATTTGGGGTAGACTGTTCCGGGTTTACGCAGGCCGTGTTTAAACTGATGGGTATACCGCTTTTACGCGATGCCTATCAGCAGGCCACTCAGGGTGATACAGTGGATTTCCTGGTAGAAGCCCGGTTGGGAGATCTGGCTTTCTTTGATAATGAAGAAGGGCGTATAACCCACGTAGGTATTTTATTGAATGATCATGAAATCATTCACGCTGCCGGAAAGGTAAGAGTAGATGCCATCGACAACCAGGGAATTATTAATGTAGATACAGGATTAAGAACCCATTCCCTGCGGATTATAAAACGTTTGCTGGCATAA
- a CDS encoding PAS domain-containing sensor histidine kinase translates to MENAINACAWSLSMNREGFLTAINMQVVQALQQPGETLIGKAFTDYLEPAGIARWQEIRQQLEEGTPTLQESICLLAPGKQPVWLEAIISITAGSNNIPAQILLIGIDVTVRKRAEIRLQEEKKYSGQILENLPVGLQEFTPDGISMDMNGRQREIWGSTHPFLTQPGYNWLQDPFFVLNGLSKIFEEVRQSGKTLKREILLRYSEKQQKENLTRLHPVYFEATVFPLTDGDCNPTNLFLILDDITPKKLAELRLQKNERLLHHIIENLPIGYIQFDNFGFIRRINQTQRRFFNSPEPAVRRKFNLMNDPLASDAGLDALFVEALERNETLRVEKKIDFSGDDRWTTIGREVYLDLTIFPVVEPVDKERIVVALVNDITERKMQDLENKKNQEFLLQTGAIGKIGGWELDVYTQELRWSAETYHIHDYPVGKPIDLATAWSFYTGTSRAELEKLMQQCVETGRPFDVELSILSLKQQARRVRAIGQPGYTNGELTSMYGVIQDITAQQEIQDELTRNTELMRLFFDTIDMGYAAMERDGRLHFLNRKAEKMIGHHVQTGSNIFEEFPRLSGTVFYARLQECASKHLSQSFGIYFAAPDKWYDFLLTPMQDGHISVFMRDITESRKMQKELRKANDQLSNLNKNLLNQNKQLEDFAHITSHNLRAPIANLKALMQMHNEAATSHERDLYLGMLHEVIKKIDETLNDLVEVVQIRKDVNVEKEKLFFAERLQKVKDILLVDIETSTIRITYDFDQEPVIEYPRVYLDSILQNFITNAIRYRSPERTPAVHLQTRKENDNIVLTVQDNGIGIDMERFGNKLFGFRKTFHKNKDAKGIGLFITKTQVEAMGGSIKAESHPGHGTKFIITFRPE, encoded by the coding sequence ATGGAAAACGCTATTAACGCTTGCGCATGGTCCCTTTCCATGAACAGAGAAGGCTTCCTGACTGCCATTAATATGCAGGTGGTGCAAGCCTTGCAGCAACCCGGGGAAACACTGATCGGTAAAGCTTTTACAGACTATCTGGAACCAGCCGGCATCGCCCGGTGGCAAGAGATCAGACAACAATTGGAGGAAGGTACACCCACCCTGCAGGAATCCATTTGCCTGCTGGCGCCCGGTAAACAGCCGGTTTGGCTGGAAGCTATTATCAGCATTACCGCAGGCAGCAATAACATACCCGCACAAATACTACTCATCGGCATCGATGTTACCGTGCGCAAACGCGCCGAAATCCGCCTGCAGGAAGAAAAAAAATATTCCGGCCAGATCCTGGAAAACCTGCCGGTAGGGCTGCAGGAATTTACGCCGGATGGCATCAGTATGGACATGAATGGCCGGCAACGCGAAATATGGGGCAGCACGCACCCTTTCCTGACCCAGCCAGGTTATAACTGGCTGCAGGATCCTTTCTTTGTATTGAACGGTCTCTCTAAAATATTTGAAGAAGTTCGCCAATCCGGTAAGACCCTCAAAAGGGAAATCCTGCTGCGCTACTCCGAAAAACAACAAAAAGAAAATCTTACCCGACTACATCCGGTATATTTTGAGGCAACGGTATTTCCTTTGACAGACGGTGATTGTAATCCCACCAACCTCTTCCTGATTCTCGATGATATTACACCGAAAAAACTGGCGGAGCTCCGGCTGCAAAAGAACGAACGCCTGTTGCATCACATCATAGAAAATCTGCCCATCGGTTACATACAGTTCGACAACTTCGGCTTTATCCGCCGGATTAATCAAACCCAACGCCGGTTCTTTAATTCTCCGGAACCTGCGGTACGCCGGAAATTCAACCTGATGAATGACCCACTGGCCAGTGATGCAGGCCTCGACGCTTTGTTTGTAGAGGCGCTGGAACGTAATGAAACACTGCGCGTGGAGAAAAAAATAGATTTCTCCGGCGACGACCGGTGGACCACCATTGGCCGGGAAGTATACCTGGACCTTACCATCTTCCCGGTAGTAGAGCCGGTAGATAAGGAACGGATTGTAGTAGCGCTGGTGAATGATATTACGGAAAGAAAAATGCAGGACCTGGAAAATAAAAAGAACCAGGAATTCCTGCTGCAAACCGGCGCTATCGGAAAGATAGGCGGATGGGAACTGGATGTATATACCCAGGAATTACGCTGGTCTGCAGAAACCTATCACATACACGATTATCCGGTAGGCAAGCCAATCGATCTGGCTACCGCGTGGTCTTTTTATACCGGTACCTCCCGGGCGGAACTGGAAAAACTCATGCAACAGTGCGTGGAAACAGGGCGGCCGTTTGATGTGGAACTCAGCATCCTGTCGCTGAAACAACAGGCCCGCCGGGTACGTGCCATCGGACAACCCGGTTATACCAATGGTGAGCTAACGTCTATGTACGGTGTTATTCAGGATATCACCGCCCAGCAGGAGATACAGGATGAACTGACCCGTAATACAGAGCTGATGCGGCTTTTCTTCGATACCATCGATATGGGATATGCGGCCATGGAGAGAGATGGCCGCCTGCATTTTCTCAACCGCAAAGCGGAGAAAATGATCGGACATCATGTGCAGACCGGCAGCAATATTTTTGAAGAATTCCCCCGGCTGAGCGGCACCGTGTTTTATGCCCGTTTACAGGAATGTGCCAGCAAGCATCTATCTCAGTCATTCGGTATCTATTTTGCCGCTCCCGACAAGTGGTATGACTTTTTGCTAACACCCATGCAGGACGGCCATATCTCTGTATTCATGCGGGATATAACCGAAAGCCGGAAAATGCAGAAAGAGCTGAGAAAGGCCAACGACCAGTTATCCAATCTCAACAAAAATCTGTTGAATCAGAATAAACAACTGGAAGATTTCGCACACATTACTTCACATAACCTGCGGGCGCCCATCGCTAACCTGAAAGCACTCATGCAGATGCACAACGAAGCGGCTACCAGTCATGAAAGGGATCTTTACCTGGGGATGTTGCATGAGGTGATCAAAAAAATTGATGAAACCCTGAACGACCTGGTAGAAGTAGTGCAGATCCGGAAAGATGTGAATGTGGAAAAAGAGAAACTGTTTTTTGCAGAACGCCTGCAGAAGGTAAAAGACATCTTACTGGTGGATATTGAAACCAGTACTATCCGGATTACCTATGATTTTGACCAGGAGCCGGTGATTGAATACCCCCGGGTGTACCTCGATAGTATTTTACAGAACTTTATTACCAATGCCATCCGTTATCGTTCGCCGGAACGCACGCCAGCCGTGCATCTGCAGACCCGGAAGGAAAATGATAATATCGTGCTGACGGTACAGGACAATGGCATCGGTATAGACATGGAACGCTTCGGCAACAAATTATTTGGTTTCCGGAAAACATTTCATAAGAACAAAGACGCCAAAGGAATTGGTTTATTCATTACCAAAACACAGGTGGAAGCGATGGGTGGAAGTATAAAGGCAGAAAGTCACCCCGGTCATGGAACAAAATTTATTATTACATTTAGGCCCGAATAA
- a CDS encoding PhoH family protein, which translates to MTESIINLDSINPIEFFGVNNGKLDLLKKKFPLLKILSRGTQLKLSGAPEEVATAEEKIGQIVKYLERNGNLTENYFEQILGDEEGTRIDNFSERNPNEVLVFGPNGRTVRARTANQKKMVSLAEKNDIIFAIGPAGTGKTYTAVALAVRALKNKAVKKIILTRPAVEAGESLGFLPGDLKEKIDPYLRPLYDALDDMIPAEKLTYYMTNRVIEIAPLAYMRGRTLDNSFIILDEAQNATDLQLKMFLTRIGASAQAIITGDLTQIDLPKNQKSGLDKAARILRNIDGIGYVELDEEDVVRHRLVKAIIRAYEANKD; encoded by the coding sequence TTGACTGAATCCATTATCAACTTAGATAGTATTAATCCCATTGAGTTTTTCGGTGTTAACAACGGAAAACTGGATCTGCTGAAAAAGAAATTCCCGCTGCTGAAGATCCTATCCAGGGGTACCCAGTTAAAATTGAGTGGGGCACCGGAAGAAGTGGCTACTGCGGAGGAGAAAATCGGCCAGATCGTCAAGTATCTGGAGCGGAATGGTAATCTTACGGAAAACTATTTTGAACAGATACTGGGAGATGAAGAAGGTACCAGGATAGATAATTTCAGTGAACGAAATCCTAACGAGGTATTGGTATTTGGTCCTAACGGACGTACGGTAAGAGCCAGAACCGCCAATCAGAAAAAGATGGTGTCGCTGGCTGAAAAGAATGATATCATTTTTGCCATTGGGCCAGCCGGTACCGGTAAAACCTATACCGCTGTAGCATTGGCTGTACGCGCACTCAAAAATAAAGCAGTTAAGAAAATCATCCTCACCCGTCCTGCGGTGGAAGCCGGCGAAAGCCTGGGATTTTTGCCAGGGGACCTGAAAGAAAAGATCGATCCCTATCTGCGGCCATTGTATGATGCGCTGGATGACATGATTCCGGCTGAAAAGCTGACGTATTATATGACCAACCGGGTGATTGAAATTGCCCCGCTGGCGTATATGCGTGGCCGTACCCTGGATAACTCCTTTATTATCCTGGATGAAGCACAAAACGCTACCGACCTGCAGTTGAAAATGTTCCTAACCCGTATTGGTGCCTCTGCACAGGCCATCATTACAGGAGATCTGACTCAGATAGATCTGCCTAAAAATCAGAAATCCGGCCTCGATAAAGCAGCCCGCATACTCCGTAACATTGATGGTATCGGTTATGTGGAACTGGACGAGGAAGATGTGGTAAGACACCGACTGGTGAAAGCCATCATCCGGGCGTATGAGGCCAATAAGGATTAG
- a CDS encoding RNA polymerase sigma factor: MNNPDIQQLTDQELLLRFKADHNSDWIGVLFDRYALLLLGMCMKYLKNEEDARDAVQQIFLKMLADINKHEVQYFRAWIYQVTKNYCLMQLRQHHMKYKEEISDKHIGVIAAEQEDIRQHQEKDVMLENMEQAINLLNPEQRVCVQQFYLQKKSYQDIAGHTGYSLLQVKSYIQNGKRNLKLLLEKLQRANKS, encoded by the coding sequence GTGAATAATCCAGACATACAACAACTTACAGACCAGGAGCTACTACTACGGTTCAAAGCTGACCACAACAGTGATTGGATAGGTGTGCTTTTTGACCGTTATGCCTTACTGTTACTCGGTATGTGCATGAAATACCTGAAGAACGAAGAAGATGCACGCGATGCAGTACAGCAAATCTTCCTGAAAATGCTGGCTGATATTAATAAGCATGAAGTGCAGTATTTTCGTGCCTGGATATACCAGGTAACTAAAAACTATTGCCTGATGCAGCTGCGCCAGCACCATATGAAGTATAAGGAGGAAATCAGCGACAAACATATTGGCGTCATCGCAGCAGAACAGGAAGACATCCGGCAACACCAGGAAAAAGATGTCATGCTGGAAAATATGGAACAGGCCATCAACCTGTTAAATCCTGAACAGCGGGTATGCGTACAGCAGTTTTACCTGCAAAAGAAATCGTATCAGGATATTGCCGGCCATACCGGATACAGCTTACTGCAAGTGAAAAGCTATATTCAGAATGGCAAACGTAACCTGAAACTTTTACTGGAAAAACTACAACGCGCAAACAAAAGTTAA
- a CDS encoding sigma factor-like helix-turn-helix DNA-binding protein, with product MHQQLTNLSDKELISRARKQKDREAEGVLMDRYSHLLVAITLPHLKNDASLDPNVVFPSLLQRLSAGVKTQTIYRISEWMLHIQKGYFSKPEKNVPFYPSRDGRDLLHIENKVDKAATNIIDRQDLTVRLEQALQRLHAEDKTLITEFYIENKTFADLSASHGISRERLRNQLKAAKGKLAKLFMNQGYVK from the coding sequence ATGCACCAGCAGTTAACCAATTTATCAGATAAAGAGCTAATATCCCGGGCCAGAAAGCAAAAAGACCGGGAGGCGGAAGGCGTATTAATGGACCGCTACAGTCACCTGCTGGTGGCAATTACCCTACCTCATTTAAAAAACGATGCCAGCCTGGACCCCAACGTAGTCTTTCCTTCCCTGCTGCAACGACTGAGTGCCGGTGTAAAAACACAGACTATTTACAGGATCAGTGAATGGATGCTGCATATACAAAAAGGATATTTCAGTAAACCGGAAAAAAATGTACCGTTTTATCCGTCCCGTGACGGAAGAGACCTGCTCCACATCGAAAACAAGGTAGATAAAGCTGCTACCAATATCATCGACCGGCAGGACCTCACCGTACGGCTGGAACAAGCCTTACAACGGTTACATGCAGAAGACAAAACGCTGATTACCGAATTTTATATCGAAAACAAAACTTTTGCCGACCTTTCAGCCAGCCACGGAATTTCCCGGGAAAGATTGAGAAACCAGCTGAAAGCCGCCAAAGGTAAACTAGCCAAGCTATTCATGAATCAGGGATATGTCAAGTAG
- a CDS encoding nucleoside deaminase: protein MTGERERAFMQYAVALSRKGMESGEGGPFGAIVVRGDEIVGEGWNQVLSHTDPTAHAEVVAIRDACKRLGTFQLHDCEIYTSCEPCPMCLGAIYWARPLRVYFANTKEDAAAIDFDDSFIYREINVSHEHKKIPLIGLKDPDAWPVFEQWKAKGNKTLY, encoded by the coding sequence ATGACCGGAGAAAGAGAAAGAGCATTTATGCAGTATGCTGTCGCATTATCGCGCAAGGGAATGGAAAGTGGGGAAGGCGGGCCATTTGGCGCTATTGTGGTGAGAGGGGATGAAATTGTGGGAGAGGGCTGGAACCAGGTACTCAGTCATACAGATCCTACCGCCCACGCAGAAGTAGTGGCCATCCGCGATGCCTGTAAAAGGCTGGGTACTTTTCAACTGCACGACTGTGAAATCTATACTTCCTGCGAACCTTGTCCGATGTGCCTGGGGGCTATTTACTGGGCACGGCCGCTGCGCGTGTATTTCGCCAATACCAAGGAAGATGCCGCTGCCATCGATTTTGATGATTCCTTTATTTACCGGGAAATCAATGTATCTCATGAGCACAAGAAAATTCCGCTGATCGGTTTAAAAGATCCGGATGCCTGGCCGGTATTTGAACAATGGAAAGCCAAAGGCAACAAGACCCTGTATTAA
- a CDS encoding DUF4878 domain-containing protein, with product MTNYFRIFTLALLATLFFSACKKRATPQEVALAFMHAIQDSNFDQARDYATKESQQVIQLYSFFDARRSDAEREKIKNARIEVVNMEENGDKAAVTILNSSAHQKEVLQLVKESGQWKISLTFESIIPNYIPPANAGTALDSTAVVPADTASGGSMTVPAVK from the coding sequence ATGACCAATTATTTTCGAATCTTCACCCTGGCTTTACTTGCAACACTGTTTTTCAGTGCCTGTAAGAAAAGAGCTACTCCCCAGGAAGTAGCCCTTGCATTTATGCATGCCATACAGGATTCGAACTTCGACCAGGCCCGGGATTACGCCACCAAAGAATCCCAACAGGTAATACAGCTCTACTCGTTTTTTGATGCCCGCCGCAGCGATGCTGAACGGGAAAAAATCAAAAATGCCCGTATAGAAGTAGTGAATATGGAAGAGAATGGCGATAAAGCCGCCGTTACAATACTCAACTCTTCTGCCCACCAGAAAGAAGTACTGCAGCTGGTAAAAGAAAGTGGCCAGTGGAAAATATCCCTGACATTTGAAAGTATCATTCCCAACTACATTCCCCCTGCCAACGCAGGTACCGCTTTAGACTCTACCGCTGTAGTGCCGGCTGATACAGCATCCGGCGGTAGCATGACTGTACCGGCAGTCAAATAA
- a CDS encoding inorganic diphosphatase, which produces MMTNPWHSVSPGSQVPHVVNAIIEIPKGCRAKYELDKESGLLKLDRVLYSSVYYPANYGFIPQSYCDDHDPLDILILSQIECVPMCIIEAKVIGVMQMVDGGEADDKIIAVAANDMSVNHINDISELPPHFIDEMRHFFEEYKKLERKTVKVEEFQDKLKAQEIITQSFEDYRKIFKQS; this is translated from the coding sequence ATGATGACAAATCCCTGGCACAGCGTGAGTCCCGGCTCTCAAGTGCCACATGTTGTAAACGCAATTATAGAGATTCCAAAGGGATGCCGTGCTAAATATGAACTGGATAAAGAAAGCGGATTACTCAAATTAGACCGGGTTCTGTATTCTTCTGTTTACTACCCTGCCAACTACGGCTTTATACCACAGTCTTATTGCGATGATCATGATCCACTGGATATCCTGATCCTCTCTCAGATTGAATGTGTACCTATGTGTATCATCGAAGCCAAAGTTATTGGTGTGATGCAGATGGTAGACGGTGGTGAAGCGGATGATAAAATCATCGCTGTTGCAGCAAACGACATGAGCGTTAATCACATCAACGATATATCTGAACTGCCGCCTCATTTTATTGATGAGATGCGTCACTTCTTCGAAGAGTACAAAAAACTGGAAAGGAAAACCGTGAAAGTGGAAGAATTCCAGGACAAACTCAAAGCACAGGAAATCATCACCCAAAGCTTTGAAGACTACCGTAAAATCTTCAAACAAAGCTAA